In Lacibacter sp. H375, one DNA window encodes the following:
- the xylA gene encoding xylose isomerase translates to MTVVTGQTEFFKGIPQIKFEGTGTDNPLAFRWYDENRIVAGKSMKEWLRFACAYWHSFVGSGADPFGEPTHIFPWDSKSDAVERAKDKADAAFEFITKLNLPYYCFHDVDVVDYTNDINENDRRLQALTQYLGEKQAASGVKLLWGTANLFSNRRYMNGAATNPDFHVLTHGAAQVKAALDATIALGGENYVFWGGREGYMSLLNTNMKREKEHLAGFLHAAKDYARKNGFKGTFFIEPKPCEPSKHQYDYDCETVIGFLRQYDLLNDFKINIEVNHATLAGHTFQHELQVAADAGMLGSMDANRGDYQNGWDTDQFPNNVNELVEAMLVVVEAGGLAGGGINFDAKIRRNSTDAEDLFHAHIGGMDTFARSLIIADEILQKSDYKKIRKDRYASFDSGKGKEFEEGKLSLEDLRAYALESGEPAVRSGKQEYLENIVNRFI, encoded by the coding sequence ATGACAGTAGTAACAGGACAAACCGAATTTTTCAAAGGTATTCCTCAAATTAAATTTGAAGGAACAGGAACTGATAACCCATTAGCATTTCGCTGGTACGATGAGAACAGGATCGTAGCAGGAAAGAGCATGAAAGAGTGGTTACGATTTGCATGTGCTTATTGGCACAGCTTTGTAGGTAGTGGCGCCGATCCGTTTGGCGAACCCACGCATATTTTCCCATGGGACTCGAAGAGCGATGCAGTTGAGCGTGCAAAAGATAAAGCAGATGCTGCATTTGAATTCATCACCAAATTAAATCTGCCTTATTATTGTTTTCATGATGTGGACGTGGTAGATTATACCAACGACATCAATGAAAATGATCGCAGACTTCAGGCATTAACCCAATACCTAGGCGAGAAGCAGGCAGCAAGTGGTGTAAAGCTTTTATGGGGTACAGCCAACCTGTTCTCAAACAGGCGTTATATGAACGGTGCTGCAACCAATCCCGATTTTCATGTGCTTACTCACGGTGCAGCACAGGTGAAAGCAGCGTTGGATGCAACCATTGCATTGGGCGGTGAGAACTATGTATTCTGGGGCGGACGTGAAGGGTATATGAGTTTGCTCAACACAAACATGAAGCGTGAAAAAGAACATCTTGCAGGTTTCCTTCATGCAGCAAAAGATTATGCACGCAAAAATGGTTTTAAAGGAACGTTCTTTATTGAACCAAAACCTTGTGAGCCAAGCAAGCATCAGTACGATTATGATTGCGAAACAGTGATCGGCTTCCTTCGTCAGTATGATTTATTGAACGATTTCAAAATTAATATTGAAGTAAATCATGCAACATTAGCCGGTCATACATTCCAGCATGAATTACAGGTTGCTGCTGATGCAGGTATGCTGGGTTCAATGGATGCAAACCGTGGCGATTACCAGAACGGTTGGGATACAGATCAGTTCCCGAATAATGTAAATGAATTGGTGGAAGCCATGTTGGTTGTTGTTGAAGCTGGTGGTCTTGCAGGTGGCGGTATCAACTTCGATGCGAAGATCCGCAGAAACAGCACCGATGCTGAAGATCTTTTTCATGCACATATCGGCGGTATGGATACATTTGCCCGTTCACTCATTATTGCGGATGAAATTCTACAGAAATCCGATTACAAAAAAATAAGAAAAGATCGATATGCTTCTTTTGATAGTGGTAAAGGAAAAGAATTTGAAGAGGGTAAGCTGTCGTTGGAAGATCTGCGTGCTTATGCATTAGAGAGTGGTGAGCCTGCTGTTCGCAGTGGCAAACAGGAATACCTGGAGAATATTGTGAACCGGTTTATTTAA
- a CDS encoding thioredoxin domain-containing protein, with the protein MLLLLFVSGCTDLQKKQTQNRLQYASSPYLKEHADNPVDWYEWGDEALAKAKQENKPLLISIGYASCHWCHVMERETFMDTAVARVMNESFVCIKVDREERPDLDNIYMHACQLLNNGEAGWPLNAFALPDGKPFFAGTYYTKDTWLTLLQQISDSYKNKNSKVVLQANSLTYGIIDSDSLLFKDVTTTDRGNNTGYQAMFQKAIDQIDLVNGGLQGKQKFPTPSVWEFLLQYHYLTGDTSALKTATTTLEKMALGGLYDHLGGGFARYSTDSLWRVPHFEKMLYDNGQLISLYAHAYQLTNDEFYKTVFTETIDFIDRELTSPAGGFYSSLNAETDGDEGAFYAWSYDAFVKTTGKENAASIAAYYHVQPQGNWEKKRNIVYTTHRPAAFAIANNINVVDFTTLLTKTRQALFAERNKRKKPAVDDKILTSWNAIMLKAYLDAFAATGNETYLQKAITNAEFLEKNMLAKDGRLLRSYKDGKASVDAFLDDYAWLASAYLKLYQVTFNKHWLMQAKLITDYSLDHFYDASSGMFFYTAANTTNLVVRKIDIQDHVIPSSNAVMAGVLHSLATFLSDSNYLNKSTRMLTVAAGKMNEQPTYHAQWCSLSGLMTYGTYEVAVMGSEAQTRNRELQKKYLPDCLFMGSVNEENLPLLQDKLQANKTMIYVCTNATCKLPVESVANAWNQIKRN; encoded by the coding sequence ATGCTTTTGTTATTGTTTGTATCAGGTTGTACAGATCTGCAAAAGAAGCAAACACAAAACCGTTTGCAATATGCGTCAAGTCCTTACCTGAAAGAGCATGCAGACAATCCTGTTGACTGGTATGAATGGGGCGATGAAGCACTCGCCAAAGCAAAACAGGAAAACAAACCTTTATTGATCAGTATTGGCTATGCATCCTGCCACTGGTGTCATGTAATGGAACGTGAAACCTTTATGGATACTGCAGTTGCCAGAGTAATGAACGAGTCGTTTGTGTGCATCAAAGTAGACAGGGAAGAACGTCCCGATCTTGATAATATTTACATGCATGCTTGTCAACTGTTGAATAATGGAGAAGCAGGTTGGCCACTCAATGCATTTGCACTTCCTGACGGCAAACCTTTTTTTGCAGGCACCTATTATACAAAAGATACCTGGCTTACACTACTCCAACAAATCAGCGATAGTTATAAGAATAAAAATAGCAAAGTTGTGTTGCAGGCAAATTCGCTTACCTATGGTATTATTGACAGCGATAGTCTTCTGTTTAAAGATGTAACAACAACAGATCGGGGAAACAATACTGGTTACCAGGCGATGTTTCAAAAAGCGATTGATCAAATTGATCTTGTTAACGGAGGTCTGCAAGGAAAGCAAAAATTCCCCACTCCTTCTGTTTGGGAATTCTTATTGCAATACCATTATCTCACGGGTGATACATCAGCATTAAAAACTGCAACGACCACACTTGAAAAAATGGCATTGGGTGGATTGTATGATCATCTTGGTGGTGGGTTTGCCCGTTACAGTACTGATAGTTTATGGCGTGTTCCTCATTTTGAAAAAATGTTGTACGACAATGGCCAGTTGATCAGCCTGTATGCACATGCCTATCAATTGACCAACGATGAATTTTATAAAACTGTTTTTACAGAAACGATTGACTTCATAGACCGGGAACTTACATCGCCTGCCGGAGGTTTTTACAGTTCGCTAAATGCAGAAACAGATGGCGACGAAGGTGCATTTTATGCATGGAGCTATGATGCGTTTGTAAAAACAACCGGCAAAGAAAATGCCGCATCCATTGCTGCTTATTATCATGTACAGCCACAGGGAAATTGGGAAAAGAAACGAAACATAGTTTACACAACTCACCGGCCGGCTGCATTTGCAATTGCCAACAACATCAATGTGGTTGATTTTACTACCCTGCTGACTAAAACCCGGCAGGCATTGTTTGCAGAACGGAATAAACGAAAGAAGCCTGCAGTTGATGATAAAATTCTAACCTCCTGGAATGCCATTATGCTCAAAGCATATCTCGATGCATTTGCAGCAACAGGCAACGAAACCTATTTGCAGAAAGCAATTACAAATGCTGAGTTCCTCGAAAAAAATATGTTGGCAAAAGACGGACGCTTGCTTCGTAGTTATAAAGATGGCAAAGCTTCGGTCGATGCTTTTTTGGATGACTATGCATGGTTGGCATCTGCCTATTTAAAATTATATCAGGTTACGTTTAACAAACATTGGCTCATGCAGGCAAAATTGATCACCGATTATTCGTTGGATCATTTTTATGACGCATCATCAGGCATGTTTTTTTATACAGCTGCAAATACTACAAACCTGGTTGTACGGAAAATTGATATTCAGGATCACGTGATTCCTTCATCCAATGCAGTAATGGCCGGCGTTCTTCATTCGCTTGCTACATTTTTATCTGACAGTAACTACCTGAACAAAAGCACACGCATGCTAACTGTTGCCGCAGGAAAAATGAATGAGCAACCCACCTATCATGCTCAATGGTGTTCATTGTCGGGGTTGATGACTTACGGAACATATGAAGTAGCTGTAATGGGCAGCGAAGCACAAACCCGGAATCGTGAGTTGCAGAAAAAATATTTACCCGATTGCCTGTTTATGGGTTCAGTAAACGAAGAGAACCTCCCCTTGCTGCAAGATAAACTACAGGCCAATAAAACGATGATCTATGTATGTACCAATGCCACCTGCAAACTTCCGGTGGAGAGTGTGGCGAACGCCTGGAATCAGATCAAACGAAATTAG
- a CDS encoding glycoside hydrolase family 30 protein, whose amino-acid sequence MTTKKIFPLLFLVLLSCKKGENKNTTPVIATLDASATVLVNENKQVIQGFGCATVFTPPNTSALTSEEFDRLFGSANGQVGLNILRIRIASDDAWRATELNYAKAAIQRGAIILASPWSPPARMKTNNSIISGKLIPDSAAAYAKYLNDFALYMANNGAPLYAVSVQNEPDWDTNYESCVWTGTEMRDFLKNHGAAVTATKLMAPELVNNNQTYINTILSDNAAVANLDIFGTHIYGGGIIDNPQIRSKGKEIWMTEHLDTLSTYPSGITTAVEIHDCLTKANFNAYIWWYGKRFYGPIGQDGLVTRRGYIISHFARFIKPGAVRVGISANSRLDVLLSAYKNGSKKVIVAINVGSYNVKQKIAFEGASAASFVPYVTTPTKNVEQGAAVTSTGNSFEFTLPPNSVVTLVEQ is encoded by the coding sequence ATGACTACCAAGAAAATTTTTCCACTTCTGTTTTTGGTTCTGCTTTCCTGCAAGAAGGGTGAGAATAAAAATACAACTCCAGTTATCGCTACACTTGATGCTTCTGCTACTGTTCTTGTCAATGAAAATAAGCAGGTGATTCAGGGGTTTGGTTGTGCAACAGTTTTTACACCGCCTAATACGAGTGCATTAACGTCAGAAGAGTTTGACCGATTGTTCGGTTCAGCAAACGGACAAGTAGGATTGAATATTCTCAGAATAAGAATAGCTTCTGATGATGCCTGGAGAGCAACCGAACTGAACTACGCAAAAGCGGCCATACAACGTGGAGCAATTATTCTTGCCAGTCCGTGGAGCCCGCCTGCCCGTATGAAAACAAACAACAGCATTATCAGTGGCAAACTGATTCCGGATAGTGCGGCTGCTTACGCAAAATACCTGAATGATTTTGCGCTGTATATGGCGAACAATGGTGCTCCTCTGTATGCAGTGTCTGTTCAAAACGAACCAGATTGGGATACGAATTATGAAAGTTGTGTATGGACAGGAACGGAAATGAGAGATTTTTTAAAGAACCACGGCGCTGCTGTTACTGCTACAAAATTAATGGCGCCCGAACTGGTGAATAACAATCAAACCTATATCAACACAATTTTATCCGACAATGCTGCAGTGGCCAACCTTGATATTTTTGGCACCCATATTTATGGCGGTGGCATTATTGATAATCCGCAGATCAGAAGTAAAGGCAAGGAGATCTGGATGACAGAACATCTGGATACGCTTTCAACCTATCCATCGGGTATTACTACCGCTGTTGAAATACATGATTGTTTGACAAAAGCAAATTTCAACGCTTATATCTGGTGGTATGGTAAACGTTTTTACGGACCCATCGGACAGGATGGACTTGTTACACGTCGTGGGTATATCATTTCGCATTTTGCAAGGTTCATTAAACCCGGTGCAGTAAGAGTAGGCATTTCGGCAAATTCAAGATTGGATGTATTGCTGTCGGCCTATAAAAACGGATCGAAAAAAGTGATAGTGGCCATCAATGTAGGCTCTTACAATGTGAAACAGAAAATTGCATTTGAAGGAGCTTCTGCGGCTTCATTTGTTCCATATGTAACCACCCCAACTAAGAACGTTGAGCAAGGTGCAGCTGTAACATCAACCGGTAATAGTTTTGAATTTACGTTACCGCCTAACAGTGTGGTGACCTTGGTTGAGCAATAA
- a CDS encoding xylulokinase, producing MLLLGIDIGTSSIKVSVVDAQTQQRIVSVSYPETETEIISKQAGWAEQNPGTWWEHTQQAILKANATKKYDPTVISAIGISYQMHGLVVVDKNNQLLRDSIIWCDSRAVEIGNQAFDAIGPSKSLQHLLNSPGNFTASKLAWVKQHEPAVYEQIDKVMLPGDYIALQLTGSSTTSISALSEGVFWDFVNNEISEDVFSYYGFSKSVIPEVKDVFTEHGQLSAVNASTLGLKPGIPVTYKAGDQPNNALSLNVLEAGEVAATAGTSGVIYGVSDELTFDPQSRINSFAHVNHTAAQKRIGVLLCINGTGILNRWVKNTTGNQSYQQMNEAAASVSIGSDGLFILPFGNGAERMLENKIAGAHVQQLDLNMHTNAHLYRASQEGIAFAFRYGLDIMRENKMNPSVIRAGKANMFLSDVFTKAFVNTLNIPVELHNCDGSVGAALGAGIGAGIYANAKEAFTNAKPLAVIEPDDTVKQYDALYNKWNELLQKQLG from the coding sequence ATGTTGTTATTAGGAATTGATATCGGTACTTCGTCTATTAAAGTTTCAGTTGTTGATGCACAAACGCAACAGCGTATTGTGTCGGTAAGTTACCCCGAAACAGAAACAGAAATCATTTCAAAACAAGCGGGCTGGGCAGAACAAAACCCCGGCACATGGTGGGAACACACACAGCAGGCAATTTTGAAAGCAAACGCAACAAAGAAATACGATCCAACAGTTATTTCGGCAATTGGTATTTCTTACCAGATGCATGGCCTAGTTGTAGTTGATAAAAACAATCAATTACTACGTGACAGTATTATCTGGTGCGATAGTCGTGCAGTGGAAATAGGTAACCAGGCATTTGATGCCATTGGTCCGTCAAAATCATTACAACATTTGTTAAACTCGCCGGGTAATTTCACAGCAAGTAAACTTGCCTGGGTAAAACAACATGAACCTGCTGTTTATGAGCAGATCGATAAAGTGATGTTACCGGGCGATTATATTGCTTTGCAATTAACAGGTTCATCAACAACAAGTATATCTGCTTTATCAGAAGGAGTGTTCTGGGATTTTGTAAACAATGAAATTTCAGAAGATGTGTTCAGTTATTATGGATTTAGTAAATCAGTTATTCCGGAAGTAAAGGATGTGTTTACAGAACATGGTCAACTATCAGCAGTAAATGCATCAACCCTTGGATTAAAACCAGGCATCCCTGTTACTTACAAGGCAGGTGATCAACCAAACAATGCATTGTCGTTAAACGTACTCGAAGCAGGCGAAGTTGCTGCAACAGCAGGAACAAGTGGCGTGATCTATGGCGTTAGTGATGAATTAACCTTTGATCCCCAATCACGTATCAACAGTTTTGCACACGTAAATCATACCGCTGCACAAAAAAGAATCGGCGTATTGCTTTGCATCAACGGTACAGGCATCTTAAATCGCTGGGTAAAAAATACAACTGGTAATCAATCATATCAACAAATGAATGAAGCAGCAGCATCTGTTTCTATTGGCAGTGATGGGTTATTTATTCTTCCTTTCGGTAATGGTGCTGAACGAATGCTGGAAAATAAAATTGCCGGTGCACATGTACAACAACTTGATCTGAACATGCATACCAATGCACATCTTTACAGGGCATCACAAGAAGGTATTGCATTTGCATTCCGCTATGGATTAGATATTATGCGGGAGAATAAAATGAATCCTTCAGTAATCCGTGCAGGCAAAGCCAATATGTTTTTGAGTGATGTATTTACCAAAGCGTTTGTGAACACATTAAATATACCGGTGGAATTGCATAATTGTGATGGAAGTGTTGGCGCTGCTCTTGGCGCCGGTATAGGTGCAGGCATTTACGCCAATGCAAAAGAAGCATTTACAAATGCAAAACCTCTGGCCGTAATTGAGCCGGATGATACAGTAAAACAATATGATGCTCTGTATAACAAATGGAATGAGTTGTTACAAAAGCAACTCGGGTAA